The Sesamum indicum cultivar Zhongzhi No. 13 linkage group LG1, S_indicum_v1.0, whole genome shotgun sequence genome includes a window with the following:
- the LOC105157589 gene encoding elicitor-responsive protein 3: MVRGTLEVLLVGAKGLENTDFLSNMDPYVTITCRTQEKKSSVASGKGSDPEWNETFVFALSNDVPELLIKILDSDGVSGDDFVGEAKIPLEPLFAEGSIPPMSYNVVKDEEYCGEIRVGLNFTPERGCEEGFGEQEESYGGWKESSY, encoded by the exons atggtaCGAGGAACTCTTGAAGTCCTTCTTGTCGGAGCTAAAGGCCTCGAAAACACGGATTTTCTAA GCAACATGGATCCGTATGTGACAATCACTTGTCGTACTCAGGAGAAGAAAAGCAGTGTTGCATCAG GAAAGGGAAGTGATCCGGAGTGGAACGAGACATTTGTGTTCGCGCTTTCTAATGACGTTCCGGAGCTCCTGATTAAGATACTGGACAGCGATGGCGTTTCTGGGGATGATTTTGTGGGAGAGGCAAA GATTCCACTTGAGCCGCTGTTTGCTGAAGGAAGCATCCCGCCGATGTCGTACAATGTCGTTAAGGACGAAGAATATTGCGGCGAGATCAGAGTCGGGCTCAACTTCACTCCCGAG AGAGGCTGTGAGGAGGGATTTGGTGAACAAGAAGAAAGCTATGGTGGCTGGAAGGAGTCTTCATATTGA
- the LOC105157598 gene encoding uncharacterized protein LOC105157598 isoform X2: MVAGKSPDWLPPGFTEKVKYKNGRKIKYYYNVATGAKYHSKKEVLSCATAENGLLGTPETTKVNNSGLSSNKEVDTILDKTNDSPGWLPSGWTMEEKTRQSGSRKGSVYKVYTDLSSGSRFYSRAAVTRYLNTVDHSNTVTVQNKLDNVDEPVQNVSPQGISMTSTDHIPEKNNGSFKRLDNVDEPSPDMFREGISMTNTDHVPEKKKKSNSFETVAVESSAADDLPPGWIKEIITSKSGNRIRKDPYYTDPVSGYVFRSKMDALRYLKTNDIGSCACRPKKRELEDLKLIKNKVTSTVPASEQLSEQKRQLFPELYGGGENSGAEIPAESEAKILKQMQDNSNSNAETDKNPEPANEVPKPDAGVMAVDVAISSTVTDPLSNQKILESGTENQTDITPVKSRTSKKRKDTSLPQRASRRLAGSEPEVQPNSVLNERSLRAAAKRSSSSEVNTFSSPSVKASARIPLPSDVEPAKEETLPVVESSDKAEKPPTEDQAIPDEQAGTQASEKQQDDGKRPQESQLCYDFGDSWSDPLEFALKTLRGEIPIDDTLSFAGCFGEQVGIPYNKADGCLKASQCDEPIIFQNAFGDHSESSKQQGAVNDLPANPSSFSPLGNISFPTCNGFNSQSSTGAVKKDSQTTFNP, encoded by the exons ATGGTTGCTGGGAAGTCCCCAGACTGGCTTCCTCCTGGCTTTACTGAGAAGGTCAAATACAAGAATGGGAGGAAAATTAAG TACTACTATAATGTTGCAACTGGTGCCAAATATCATTCCAAAAAGGAAGTCCTAAGTTGTGCTACAGCAGAGAATGGCCTCCTTGGTACACCTGAAACAACAAAGGTTAACAACAGTGGGCTCTCTTCAAATAAGGAAGTTGATACT ATATTAGATAAAACAAATGATTCTCCTGGGTGGTTGCCCAGTGGATGGACAATGGAGGAAAAAACACGACAGAGCGGATCCCGCAAGGGATCAGTTTACAAG gtATATACTGATTTATCATCCGGAAGCAGGTTTTATTCACGGGCAGCTGTGACTCGATATCTGAATACTGTAGATCATTCTAACACCGTGACTGTACAAAATAAA CTTGACAATGTTGATGAGCCCGTTCAGAACGTGTCTCCACAAGGCATATCCATGACAAGTACAGATCACATTCCTGAAAAGAACAACGGCTCTTTCAAGAGG CTTGACAATGTGGATGAGCCCTCTCCAGACATGTTCCGGGAAGGCATATCCATGACAAATACAGATCACGTtcctgaaaagaaaaagaagagcaaCTCATTCGAGACG GTGGCTGTTGAGAGCTCAGCAGCTGATGACCTGCCACCAGGCTGGATAAAAGAAATCATTACAAGTAAATCTGGGAACAGAATTAGAAAGGATCCG TATTACACAGATCCAGTTAGTGGTTACGTATTCCGTTCCAAAATGGATGCCTTGCGGTATCTAAAAACCAACGATATTGGTAGCTGTGCTTGCAGACCAAAGAAAAGAGAGTTGGAAGATCTCAAGTTGATTAAGAATAAAGTCACA TCTACTGTTCCAGCTAGTGAGCAGTTGTCTGAGCAGAAGAGACAGCTTTTTCCTGAATTATATGGCG GTGGTGAAAATTCTGGTGCTGAAATTCCAGCAGAATCAGAGGCCAAGATCTTGAAACAAATGCAAGATAACTCAAATTCCAATGCTGAAACGGACAAGAATCCTGAACCAGCAAATGAAGTCCCTAAACCAGATGCTGGAGTTATGGCTGTAGATGTAGCTATCTCCTCCACAGTAACTGATCCCTTGTCCAATCAGAAGATTTTAGAAAGCGGGACAGAAAACCAAACTGATATAACTCCAGTGAAATCTAGAACAtcgaagaaaagaaaggataCAAGCTTGCCACAACGGGCTTCAAGAAGACTTGCAGGGTCTGAACCGGAGGTGCAGCCTAACTCGGTCTTGAATGAACGTTCTCTTAGGGCTGCGGCTAAGAGATCCTCCAGCAGTGAAGTCAATACGTTTTCCAGTCCGTCCGTCAAGGCTTCAGCTAGAATTCCTCTGCCATCTGATGTTGAGCCAGCAAAAGAAGAAACTCTTCCTGTAGTCGAGTCATCGGACAAAGCTGAAAAGCCTCCTACAGAGGACCAGGCTATTCCAGATGAGCAAGCAGGTACACAGGCTAGTGAGAAGCAACAGGATGACGGCAAACGACCACAAGAGTCGCAGCTTTGCTATGACTTTGGGGACTCTTGGTCCGATCCATTAGAGTTTGCCTTGAAGACTCTCAGGGGGGAAATACCAATAGACGATACTCTCTCGTTCGCTGGTTGCTTCGGTGAGCAGGTTGGCATTCCTTACAATAAGGCAGATGGATGCTTAAAAGCATCACAATGTGACGAGCCCATCATTTTCCAAAATGCGTTTGGCGACCATTCTGAATCATCAAAGCAACAGGGGGCCGTTAATGATCTGCCAGCTAATCCATCATCGTTCTCTCCCCTGGGTAATATCAGCTTCCCGACTTGTAACGGCTTCAACAGTCAATCCAGCACAGGGGCTGTGAAAAAGGATAGCCAGACGACATTTAATCCTTAG
- the LOC105157598 gene encoding uncharacterized protein LOC105157598 isoform X1 — protein MVAGKSPDWLPPGFTEKVKYKNGRKIKYYYNVATGAKYHSKKEVLSCATAENGLLGTPETTKVNNSGLSSNKEVDTQILDKTNDSPGWLPSGWTMEEKTRQSGSRKGSVYKVYTDLSSGSRFYSRAAVTRYLNTVDHSNTVTVQNKLDNVDEPVQNVSPQGISMTSTDHIPEKNNGSFKRLDNVDEPSPDMFREGISMTNTDHVPEKKKKSNSFETVAVESSAADDLPPGWIKEIITSKSGNRIRKDPYYTDPVSGYVFRSKMDALRYLKTNDIGSCACRPKKRELEDLKLIKNKVTSTVPASEQLSEQKRQLFPELYGGGENSGAEIPAESEAKILKQMQDNSNSNAETDKNPEPANEVPKPDAGVMAVDVAISSTVTDPLSNQKILESGTENQTDITPVKSRTSKKRKDTSLPQRASRRLAGSEPEVQPNSVLNERSLRAAAKRSSSSEVNTFSSPSVKASARIPLPSDVEPAKEETLPVVESSDKAEKPPTEDQAIPDEQAGTQASEKQQDDGKRPQESQLCYDFGDSWSDPLEFALKTLRGEIPIDDTLSFAGCFGEQVGIPYNKADGCLKASQCDEPIIFQNAFGDHSESSKQQGAVNDLPANPSSFSPLGNISFPTCNGFNSQSSTGAVKKDSQTTFNP, from the exons ATGGTTGCTGGGAAGTCCCCAGACTGGCTTCCTCCTGGCTTTACTGAGAAGGTCAAATACAAGAATGGGAGGAAAATTAAG TACTACTATAATGTTGCAACTGGTGCCAAATATCATTCCAAAAAGGAAGTCCTAAGTTGTGCTACAGCAGAGAATGGCCTCCTTGGTACACCTGAAACAACAAAGGTTAACAACAGTGGGCTCTCTTCAAATAAGGAAGTTGATACT CAGATATTAGATAAAACAAATGATTCTCCTGGGTGGTTGCCCAGTGGATGGACAATGGAGGAAAAAACACGACAGAGCGGATCCCGCAAGGGATCAGTTTACAAG gtATATACTGATTTATCATCCGGAAGCAGGTTTTATTCACGGGCAGCTGTGACTCGATATCTGAATACTGTAGATCATTCTAACACCGTGACTGTACAAAATAAA CTTGACAATGTTGATGAGCCCGTTCAGAACGTGTCTCCACAAGGCATATCCATGACAAGTACAGATCACATTCCTGAAAAGAACAACGGCTCTTTCAAGAGG CTTGACAATGTGGATGAGCCCTCTCCAGACATGTTCCGGGAAGGCATATCCATGACAAATACAGATCACGTtcctgaaaagaaaaagaagagcaaCTCATTCGAGACG GTGGCTGTTGAGAGCTCAGCAGCTGATGACCTGCCACCAGGCTGGATAAAAGAAATCATTACAAGTAAATCTGGGAACAGAATTAGAAAGGATCCG TATTACACAGATCCAGTTAGTGGTTACGTATTCCGTTCCAAAATGGATGCCTTGCGGTATCTAAAAACCAACGATATTGGTAGCTGTGCTTGCAGACCAAAGAAAAGAGAGTTGGAAGATCTCAAGTTGATTAAGAATAAAGTCACA TCTACTGTTCCAGCTAGTGAGCAGTTGTCTGAGCAGAAGAGACAGCTTTTTCCTGAATTATATGGCG GTGGTGAAAATTCTGGTGCTGAAATTCCAGCAGAATCAGAGGCCAAGATCTTGAAACAAATGCAAGATAACTCAAATTCCAATGCTGAAACGGACAAGAATCCTGAACCAGCAAATGAAGTCCCTAAACCAGATGCTGGAGTTATGGCTGTAGATGTAGCTATCTCCTCCACAGTAACTGATCCCTTGTCCAATCAGAAGATTTTAGAAAGCGGGACAGAAAACCAAACTGATATAACTCCAGTGAAATCTAGAACAtcgaagaaaagaaaggataCAAGCTTGCCACAACGGGCTTCAAGAAGACTTGCAGGGTCTGAACCGGAGGTGCAGCCTAACTCGGTCTTGAATGAACGTTCTCTTAGGGCTGCGGCTAAGAGATCCTCCAGCAGTGAAGTCAATACGTTTTCCAGTCCGTCCGTCAAGGCTTCAGCTAGAATTCCTCTGCCATCTGATGTTGAGCCAGCAAAAGAAGAAACTCTTCCTGTAGTCGAGTCATCGGACAAAGCTGAAAAGCCTCCTACAGAGGACCAGGCTATTCCAGATGAGCAAGCAGGTACACAGGCTAGTGAGAAGCAACAGGATGACGGCAAACGACCACAAGAGTCGCAGCTTTGCTATGACTTTGGGGACTCTTGGTCCGATCCATTAGAGTTTGCCTTGAAGACTCTCAGGGGGGAAATACCAATAGACGATACTCTCTCGTTCGCTGGTTGCTTCGGTGAGCAGGTTGGCATTCCTTACAATAAGGCAGATGGATGCTTAAAAGCATCACAATGTGACGAGCCCATCATTTTCCAAAATGCGTTTGGCGACCATTCTGAATCATCAAAGCAACAGGGGGCCGTTAATGATCTGCCAGCTAATCCATCATCGTTCTCTCCCCTGGGTAATATCAGCTTCCCGACTTGTAACGGCTTCAACAGTCAATCCAGCACAGGGGCTGTGAAAAAGGATAGCCAGACGACATTTAATCCTTAG